The Triticum urartu cultivar G1812 chromosome 5, Tu2.1, whole genome shotgun sequence genome contains the following window.
AAAGTGGTAGTTTTCTGTCACGTTTTCGTGAAATGTGGTAATTTTTGATtaaatactcgaccgctcatccTAAGCACGTACTGTATGTACATGGCGCCGCCAGCCGTTGTGGGTTTTGCCGACGGAGGCGCTGGACGAGATCGCCCGGCGCGTCGGCAGGGGCGGATCCACTATTGGTCATGGGTGTACAGATGTACACCCAAAATTTACTGCAAAAAAATTCCTACATATAGTTATATGACCGAAATACtttgtttcaaaaaaaaagacCGAAATATAAGAGTACTACTTTGAGAGATTACGCAGCAGCTCTCCTGCTGGCAAACAGGCCAATAGTAGCCCATCGGCAGCAGTGGCACAGCCCACTAACCAGCAGCCCAAGAGCAGCAACGTTACCTCTCCGCTCAAAAAACAAAAAGCAACGTTACCTCTGCCCTCACGCACGACTGCACGAGAGATGCTCGGCAGCTCAACTCAAACCACCCCTAAAAAAAAACTCAGCTCAGTCCAAATGCCCCTTGAAAAAAAGAAACTCATTCCAAATTCACCAAATACACTGTTGATTTAAAAACAACAAATGAAGTATCTTTGGATTGATTTCATTAGTAAAAAATAAACAAATGATTTATCTTTAGATTTAGAGATATATAGCTCTTTGTAATTTTCTTCGTCTTTTGAGATATTGTTGTTATTGTGAACAATTTGTATTGCCGTGGGCTAATGGACTTCTGTATTAGGGTGAATTTTTTCTAAAACACTCAAAGTTGAATTTCTGGATCCACCACTGTGCGTCGGGCCCCTCAACAACGTCCTCTGCTCCGCCGTCTGCAGGCCCTGGCGGCGCGCGCTCAGGACCACCCGCCTCCGCCTGCTGGGACGACGGCACGGCCGCCTGCATCACAtgtttgaactaaaaccacgacaagtaaatcagaacggagggagtacatgcttGAGAAACTAGAGCTACGCCCCGTCGTGAAGCTCAGCCCCTACCCCTACCACATCGACAGAGCCGACAGACACTACACCCAACGATGCCCCGTCGAGACCGTCATGGACGACGAGGTGGCGCGGTCGCGGATCATCGGCTGCTCCCACGGCTGGGCCGTCACCGTCGACGACGACACGTGGGCCATGTCCCTGCTTGACCCCTTCACTGGCCGGAGCCTCCCGCTACCTCCCTTCACCGACACCCTCGCCCAGGCAAACAGCGGCGGGAGCCCACGGGCGGGACCACCCGCTTCTGGAGCAGGGCCGGCCCTGTGTTTTGGGAGGCCCTAGGCGTACTCAACGACATGGGCCCCTGTGTTTTAGATCACTTTTTTTTCAGCACCCGACAAATGATTTTTCTTAGGTAAGATGGCAGGCTAATGTCCTAAAATAATGAAGAAAATAGAATACAAAGAATTAGAAATCTATACATCAGGTGATTGAAACCCTagacatgtactccctccgttccaaattactcgtcgtggttctAGTCCAAATTTGAAACAGAGAGAGTACACAGCATGACAGAAAATTAGGATGGATCATGGATGAATAGTTGAATACGTACTAAAGAATCAAAGAAACTGCTGAAGTTTAGCTTTGGATGGAATCGGGGGATGGAACAGGAATATGATACATGGATGGATACGTACTGTATTGCCGTCTTGCCGGATGCCGGATGGCTGAGCAGTGCGCGCAGCGCCGACAACCAGCGGCGGTCGACGAGAGGATGAAGTCAAGAAGACGAACCGACGAGGAACGAAGGCACAAGACCAGATCTTAGATTGATTTGTTTCACAGAAGCGAAGCGAGCGGCCGTGTGGCTGGCGTGACGCTTCGCGATCGCTACCTAGGGCACCTAGCTATGGGTCTAGCCCATGTCCTTCCGTTTCTCTTGTATAGTTTTTTTCTTATGTATTTTTTGCTGGGCTGTATAAGATGTATCCTAATCATGGGCCCCTCCCAGCCTGGGCCCTGGGCCATTGCCCCTCCGCCATACCCCCAGGGCTGGCCCTGTTCTGGAGGCACATGTTCCGCGAGGCGGCGCTGGCTCCCGGGCGCCGGCTGGGCACCTGCGCCGTGATGCTGCTCCACAGCAACGGCCGCGGCCTGTCCTACCTTGCTCGCGGCGCCACGTCGTGGGCGACGCTGCGCCCTCCGCCGGGCATGCCGCACAAGTACATGGACGTCATCTTCCACAAGGGGGGCCTTCTACACGATCAGCTGCCACGCCGAGCTGAATGCCTGGGTGCCGGACGGCCACGGCGGCCTGAGGACGACCTAGGCGGCTCACGAGCCCGCTGCCGGGGAAGGCATGGGCCGTGCTCACCGAGTCCATGTCTCGCGATGGCATTCTCATGGTGACTAGCACGGAAACGCGGGAAAACAGCTACAAGTACCCAGGCACACGTCGATAACTACTGCCGACGAGAGTACGAGGTGCACCGCTGCGTGGAGAGCTAGCGTAGGTGGCCTCCAGTGAAAAACCTTGAGGAAATGACGATCATGATCGCGGAAGGACGCAGCTTCTGCGTCCCACGCAGCTACGGCGTCATGGGCGACTCTGGCTATCCCAAGTGTGTGCAaatatctactccctccgttcctaaatatttgtctttctacagatttcaacaagtgactacatacgaagcaaaataagtgaatctacactctaaaatatgtctatgtACATCCGTAtatggtagtccatttgaaatctctaaaaagacaaatatttaggaacagagggagtatttctCATTGGTTTGTTCCTTACGTTGCCAGACTAGCTCCAGCCTTTTGATCCTTCCTCTTGATAAGCGCTTGTATACTGACAGCATTGCTGCTTCAGCTTGACAATTGTTGCTGCAAGAAGTAGACCCAATGCTAAATTTTCACTAAGCTCATTCCTTAGAGAAATTCCAAGGGAAGTTTCATCAGTCATCATTGTTGGGTTGTATGCTGCAGGTTGTACATGCACATTTGTACTTGGGAGCAGGTTAGAGTTGGTATCTTCGGGAGATGTTTTTTTTCCTCCTTCTCCATTAAACATGCATTAAGCATTGCATTTTAAGCCTGGAGAACCTGCATAGGACTCCATTTTCTTCTGTTGAAAAGGAGATCATTTCTGACTTTCCATATGTTCCAAAGAATTGTGAAAATATTATCGAGTTTTAGCCCTTGTTGAGAGGACACAATCATTTCAATGATATCAACAAGATATAAATTGGAGTCCAACATATCAGTTTTGAGGCCAAATTTAAACCAAATTTATCTAGATAAACTGCATTGAAAGAAAAGGTGCAAATCCGATTCTATGTGACCACATCTATATCATTCTTTTAGAATGCCTAGAAGCTCTCAATACCGGTGCAACAACTCTCCTAATGAACCCCCAAGCAGaaaatttgaacctagggttcatgGTTTTGCTTTTCCAAACCCAATTTGGGACAGAAAATTCTTGATCCGAAGTAAGTGCTCGTCTTCGAAAAGAGCTATCTCTGATTTCCCGCACAAAAGTTTTGTATGCATTTTTTGTTGTACAATCTGCATTAGGAGTGTGAGTCCAACAAATGGTATCTTCAAGATTAGCATTGATAACTGAATATTCAAACTCTCATTCTTAACAGAATCATCAAATAAGCAATCATTTTGTCTTCATCACAAAGTTTGGAATTGGACTTCCAAAGATCACTAATGATACTAGGGCAGGGTCCCTCTAAATTAGGCTTAAGATGATCATAAATATTCTCCCAATCTTTACACCAAGTACTAGTCCATATGTAAGAGTTGCCTTTAGCAATTTGAAGCTGACTAGCCTCCAGCATGAATGGTAGAACTTTTATGACAGTGGTCCAAAAAGCTGACTAAGAGAGCTAGGTTTCCAAATAGAAGAGTTACCAAAATATTTAGCTCTAAAAATATTTTTCCTAGCTACTAGTAGGACCAAAGGGTACCCTAACATCCATCAATTATATTACTACTTTTTCTgtttttaaatataagtcttttttaaAGATTCTAATGCGATACGaagcaaaataagtgaatctatactctaaaatatgtctatatacatctgtatatAGTTTTTATTAAAAACTTTAAAAAAACTTATATTTATGAACAAGAGGAAGTAATTGATATGGCCGGAGAGAAACATATGGAAATTGGTGACCCGAATCCGGGTGGGATGCGATGGAGACAAAGCGGCGGAAATAGTCGGTCTGTCCACGTTTCCACCACACCCAGCCCAAAACGTGTGATGTGCTTTTCAAGCCACCGCACCCAGCCCTGCCCCCCGACCGATCTGCCGTTGTCAACGCTTATCGGAGTACATATATATCTGCAGTGCACCGCCTGCCGTGCACCAACCCTTTCTTCCCTAGCTAGTTCGCTTTCTCCAAACCCAAAGTATTCTTTTCTTCcaagagcgagagaaagagaggcCGAGATGAAGCTGGTGTGGTGCCCGGAGACCGCGTCCCAGGCCTTCATCGCCGGCGTCAGCGCCCTGTCAGACTCCGAGCACGGCCCCGCGGGGTCGGCtggcgtcgccgagctcgtctcCGCCATGGTCGGGGGATGGAACGCGCAGCTCGTCGTCGACGCGCCCGAGGTCTCGGCCCCCGACTCGGCCACCACGAgcctcgccctcgccgccgccgcccagcgCACGGGAGGCCGCTACGCCCGCGTGCTGGCGGACGCGGACCGGGCCATGGAGGAGCTGGAGGGCGTGGACTTCTTGGTGGTCGACGCGCGGAGGCGGGACGCTGCGGCCGTGCTAGCGGCGGCCAGGCCCGGGGCGAGAGGGATGGTGGTGGTGCGCCATGGCGACGGGAGGCGGCGTGGCACGAAGGCGCTCGAAGCTTCCATGGCGGCAGGAACGAGGATCGTGCGGTCCGTGTACCTGCCGATTGACACGGGTGTCGAGGTCCTCCACGTTGGGGTGGGCAAGGGGCCGAGCATACAGTGCCGGCGCAGCCCGAGAGTGTCGAGCCGTTGGATCCGGCACGTCGACCAGGAAACCGGCGAGGAGCACCTCTTCCGCCGGCAGTAATTCCAACCGCTAGCTTTCCCGTACATCAATCGGTTGTAGTGCCGGCCAGGAGAATTAGCTAGGTGGCCATGGTGTCTGGCTTCTTTGAATCTTCCAGCATGCTTAAGAGATGGAGGGAAACTGTGGTGAACCATGGTGTAAATAAATAAATATCGTTCAACAATCATGATACTGAATCTTCCTAGCATCATTGTGAATTTGAGTGCCTTTGATATGATACTGAATCATGCATCCATGTAGATGGTCTCTTAAGTTCAACAATCGCAGTGCATCCCTTTTTTTAATGCAACATTGCAGTACATCGTTTGATTTAAGTGTGTTGCTTGTGTTGAAATTAGCGAAATCATCTCCAAAAATATGGTATTCCCTCTCGTCCATATTAATTGACGCACATTTAGTACAACTTTAGTAAAAAGGTATAATCAATTTGAATAGAATGTATCACGCTCGTTGCCATGCCGCTCTTCGTTCATAGGCCCGTTGTGTAGGGGACCTGTTCCTTGGGCGACCCAAAGCCCATCCACCCACGAACAGCGGCAACAAAAATTGATAGAGACCAACGTCGCCCCTTTCACAAATGTGTCAGCCACACATAGAGGCAAGTCATTGGTCCCAGTAGCGCACTCGTACCAGTATTGACATGTGAGACACAAAGAGCCACACATATGCCATGAGCACTGACACGTGAGACGCAAAAAGCCATACACACCACACGCATAAGTAGGCACAAAAGCCCTACACAACCAGATCCATttctttggggggggggggggcgtaaTAGTTGTGTCAACATTTGAGAATTGACTGGCATGACTGCTATGACAATAAATATCCCCGTAACCGGCTAGCTTCCTAGCTCCACTGTGAATGATATTCTCTTTGTTGCTCTAAAAAGTTAGCGTATTTTATATGATGATCATACATCCATGTAGATGATTTCCTAAGTTCAACATCAAAGTCCATTATTTGCTTTAAGTGTGTTCCTCATGTTTAAATTAGTGAAAGCGTCTCCAAAATTGTAGTATATATGACCTGACTAGAAGATGTCGCGCCGCTCTTTGTTCATTGGACCATTTTCTATTGGTGTTTGTGTTTCTTCTTTTCAATGTAGATAGAGGCATTGACGATATCATGTGGAAAAGAAAAAGGTCAGTGACATAAGGAGCCCTTTCGTTCGGCAAGGCAACAACACGCCAACCCCACCCATCCAAAGCGGCAACAAAAATCAATAGAGATCCGCACCGCCCCCTTTCGCACAGGTGCTGGCCATGCAAAGAGGCAAATCGCCACATCCCAACAATGCACTTGTACTAGCACCGACAAGTGAAGCGCGTCCACGTCACACCTACCCGCAAATAGGCCAAACAGACCTACACAGCCGGAACAACACCCACTTACAGCCGGGCGCAAGCGGTGCCGGATCCCCAATGCACCACAAGGCTCCCTTTCTAAGGAGCCTAGTAGTTCTAGTGTTATGTTATTTGGGTTAGAAGATTGCTATGGTGTCCTTTTCCTTCAAATAAAAATACAAGGACACTATTTTGAAAACTGTCATTTATAGTTGCCGACTTCCTCAAGCCAATTTGAGAAAGAAATCACATCCATCCTGAAGAGCAGGGAAttattttttcaaacatacttaTTTTCCTTATTTGGCATTGTATGTGAAAGCCATGTTGGTTCGAAATTCAGTTCTCTTGGCAATCTGAACTGACTTCAACTCTTCTTTCCTTCTATATATTGTCTGGTGTATTCCGTCTCGTGCTAAGTGTAACCCATCAAGGAAGGCTTTGGTAGTCTCTAGATGGTCGTGTTGGCGTAGAATTCCACCAACAGTTCGTACACGAGAAAGTACACCAAATTATTTTTAGGGGAAGCACACCAATTTCTAGATGTTATTCGAAACTCCTTATGCAACCATCACCTCCAAGAATATTATTTCACAAGGTAGATCGTAATCATGCATCATTTGTTTCACTTGAGAGTAGACTTGATATACTTTACAATTATGCGTGACAATGCTTGAATATGTCATTTTTTTGCTACCACccttcaccccccccccccccccccccccccccccccccccccccccccccccccccccgcccccgcgTTGCAAAGCTCAACTACTGTTATGCAAATAATCATATAAAATTTAGATTGACTTTACCTAGTTGTTTATCAATCAGACTTGTACCACTTTGCAACATATTATGATAAATGCTAACGGACTGGTATTCTTGCATCAGTGATGAGATCTAAAGGCATGTTTATATCCATCCAACATGTTATTTTAGGTAAGacatgtactccctccttccatctatatagagcctaatgcgtttttcgagacTAACTTTaaccaaatgttagagcaataatatatgacatgcaacttacacaaagcacaacatcaaattcatatgtgaaaggagctttcaatgatataattttcacattatgcatgtcatgtactattaattttgtcaatagtcaaaggcggtcgtgaaaaacgcattaggccttATATAGATGGAAGGAAGGAATATAAAAATTCAACAATTTACACACAATTT
Protein-coding sequences here:
- the LOC125556455 gene encoding uncharacterized protein LOC125556455, whose protein sequence is MKLVWCPETASQAFIAGVSALSDSEHGPAGSAGVAELVSAMVGGWNAQLVVDAPEVSAPDSATTSLALAAAAQRTGGRYARVLADADRAMEELEGVDFLVVDARRRDAAAVLAAARPGARGMVVVRHGDGRRRGTKALEASMAAGTRIVRSVYLPIDTGVEVLHVGVGKGPSIQCRRSPRVSSRWIRHVDQETGEEHLFRRQ